A stretch of DNA from Gemmatimonadota bacterium:
TATCGGACCCGCTCCCGTCACTCACGAACACCAGCGACCCGCCGTCTGGCGAGAATCGCGGTTGCGATTGGAAGGCCGTCCCGGTCAGTATCGGCGTCGCCTTCCCGCCCTTCCGAGGCAGCCGATAGAGATCGCCGAGTAGCTCGAAGACGATGGTCTGCCCGTCGGGCGCGACGTCCAGCGACACCCAGGTCCCCTCGGTCGTCGTGAACGTCACGGATCGCGTTTGGGAGACACCGCGAGCTGACACGGCAGCGAGCAACGCAACAACGAATACCCCACGCGTCACGGGCGACGGGACGATCATGGCAACTCCAGCGGTTGACTGGGGCTAGTAAAAGGGGAAGAACACCGGGATGGCAAGCAGCGCGACGATCAAGAACACGATCGCGATCGGGAGGCCGCCGCGGACGAAATCAGATAGGGTGTACCGTCCGGGCGACATCACCATCAAGTTCGTCTGATACCCGTACGGCGTGATGAAACTGCAACTCGCCCCATAGAGCACCGCCATGACGAACGGCATCGGGTCGAGTCCGAGTTTCTGGGCCACGCCGACAGCCACCGGGAAGGCCAGGGCCGCCGCGGCGTTATTGCTCATCACCTCGGTCAAGACCCAGGTGACCAGCAGGATGATTCCGAGCGCCCAGTAGGGGCCGACATTTTCCGCCCCGGTCAGGAGGCCGCCGGCCAGGAGTTCCGCGGTACCGGTGTTGATCATCACCTGGGAAATCACCAGGGCCGATGCCAGGATGATGATCAGGCTATACGGCATGTTCCGCCGCAAGTCGCTCGACTTGACGAGGCCCGCGGCCAGAAAGAGCGTCAGTAGAATGAGCAGGCCCTTCAGAAAGTCGAACACCCCGGCTGCCGAGAGGATCACCACGGCCAGGAACCCGGCTAGCCCGAGGAGCCCCTTTCGCTGATCCACGAACTTCTGCACCTCGCGGCGGGAGACGACGACGAAGTTTCGGGCCAGGTTGTTGCGTTTCTCGAAGTCCTGACCGACCACCAGGACGAGCGTGTCGCCCACCTCGAGCGGCACGTTGGCGATGGCGCCAGCCAGTCGTTCGCTGCCCCGTCGCACCGCGATCACCGCCGCGTCGAACTGGGAACGAAAATCGGCTTCCTTGATCGTCCGCCGGGCCAGGGTGGAGTGGACGGCCACGACCACCTCGACCAAGTTATCGGTTGGCAAGTCGTAGTGGTCCCCGTGGGTCTTGAGCCCGTCGAACTGGGCCAGCACATCGAGCCGGGTGATGTCGCCGGTGAAGACCAGGACGTCGTTGGCCTGAATCGCCTCGTCCGGCTCGACGGGCACGATGACCCGGCCGCCTCGGACGATTTCGGTGAGAAACAAATGAGCCAGATTCCGGAGCCCATTGGCCCGCACCGAGCGGCCCGCCAAGCGAGAGGTCGGGCTCACCGTGGCCTCGAGGAAGTAGTCCGACGCCACATCGTCCACCGGCGGCTGTTCCTTGAGAATCGAGGGATACAGGAGCACCATCGTGATTCCGCAAGCCACCACGATCAGAATCCCGACCGGGAACAAATCGAACATGTGGAGCGCCGGCATCTGGCGGCCGACCAGGAGGCTGTTCACCAACAAATTGGTGGAGGTACCCACCAGGGTCAGGATCCCGCCGAGCGAGGCGGCGAAGCACATCGGGAGCAAGAGACGCGATGGTGAGTGCTGCCGCGATTGGCGGAGCGGGCCAAGCAGTGACGCCACCACGGCCGTGTTGTTCAGAAATGCCGAATAGGCGGCCGTCGCGACGTAGAGCTTGGTCAAGGCCAGCCGATAGGGGCCCCGGACCACCCGATCGGCCGCGGCCTCGAGCAATTGGGCCTTGTCAAGCACCACCGACAGCAACAGCAGCACCACGACCGTGACCAAGCCGGTATTCGTCAGTTGCCGGAGGCTGGTGTCGATATCGACGTAGTCGATCAGCACAAACGCCAGCGCCACTCCGCCGAACACGGTGGCGGGCGACCGCTTGTCGCGCACCAACTCGACCACGAGGACGACCAGGGCCAGGGTCACCACCGCTTGTTGCAGGGTCATGGATCGATCAACCCCAGCACCCGGAGGCGCTCGAGGACCTGATCCGCCGCCTGCTCGGCCGTCGTCCCCACGGTATTGACTCGCAGGTCGGGTGTCTCCGGCGGTTCATAGGGTGAGTCGATACCGGTGAAGTTGGTGAGTTCTCCCCGGCGAGCCTTCTGGTAGAGACCCTTGACGTCCCGCGACTCCGCCACCTCGAGCGGGGTGTCGACGTGGATTTCAACGAACTCATTCTCGCCGAGGAGACTCCGGGCCAAGGCCCGCTCGGAGCGGAACGGTGAAATGAATGCGGTCAGCACGACCAGCCCGGCGTCAACCATCAACTTGGCCACCTCAGCCACCCGACGAATGTTCTCGACCCGGTCGGCGTCCGTGAAGCCAAGATCCTTGTTCAGACCGTGGCGCACGTTGTCGCCGTCGAGGAGGTAGGAATGCCGCCCCATGGCGTGAAGCCGCTTTTCGACCAGGTTGGCGATCGTGGACTTGCCGGCCCCCGAGAGGCCGGTGAACCACAGCACCACCGGGCGCTGGCCCTTGAGGCGGGCCCGGGCGCTCTTGTCGATGTCGAGGTGCTGCAGATGGATGTTATGGGAACGCCGGAGCGCAAAATGCAGCAACCCGGCGCCGATCGTGTTGTTGGTCATCCGGTCGATCAGGATGAAACCGCCGCTATCCCGGTTGGTGCTGTAGGGGTCGAACGCCACCACGCGGTCGAGGGCAATGTTGCAGACGCCAATCTCGTTCAAGTCGAGTTTCTTGGCGGCCAGGTGCTCCATCGTATTGACGTTGACCTTGTATTTCGGCTCGGTGATCGTGGCGCTGACCGTTCGAGCGCCGATCTTGAGCAGGTAGGGCCGGCCGGGCAACATCGGCTCATCGGCCATCCACACAATGGTGCATTCGAATTGGTCGGCGACTTCGGCCGGCGACTCGGCGGCGGAGATGAGATCCCCACGCGAAATATCGATCTCGTCTTCCAGCGTCAGGGTCACGGACTGGCCGGCCACCGCTTCGGGCAGGTCGCCGTCGACGGCCACGATCCGAGCCACCCGGCTTTCCCGGCCGGACGGCTGGGCCCGAATCCGGTCGCCGGGCTTGACGGACCCGCCGGTGATCACGCCGCAGAAGCCCCGGAAGTCGAGGTTCGGCCGGTTGACCCACTGGACCGGCAGGCGGAGCGGACCGGCTTGAAGAGGTTCCTCGTCGATCTCGGTGGTCTCGAGAAACTCCATCAACGTCGGCCCGTGGTACCATGGCGTTCGCGGGCTCGGGTCGACCATGTTGTCGCCCTTGAGGCCCGAGAGCGGGATCGAGGTGATGTCGGCGAGACCAATCTGCTCCGCAAACGACCGGTACTGCTGGTCGATCTGGCGGAAGGCCGGCTCCGAGAAATCGACCAGGTCCATCTTGTTGATCGCGAGGACGACTTTCCGAATCCCGATCAGACTCACCAGGTAACTATGGCGGCGGGTCTGGGTCAGAACCCCTTTCCTGGCGTCGATCAGGATGACCGCGACGTCGGCGGTGGAGGCGCCGGTAATCATGTTCCGGGTGTACTGCTCGTGCCCCGGGGTGTCGGCCACGATGAACTTCCGCCGGTCGGTACTGAAGAACCGGTAGGCCACGTCGATTGTGATCCCCTGCTCCCGCTCGGCGGCCAGACCGTCGACCAGCAGCGCGAAATCGATCTCGCCGCCCTGGGTGCCCCATTTCTTCGAGTCGGATTCGATGGCGGCGACTTGGTCGTCGAACAACATCTTTGACTCGTAGAGCAGGCGACCGATGACCGTACTCTTGCCGTCGTCGACCGACCCACAGGCAATGAACCGGAGCAGGCTCTTTCGTTCGTGTTGGTGCAGATAGGCTTCGATGTCGCTCGCGATCAAATCGGAAACATGGGCCATATCAGAAGTACCCTTCCTGCTTCTTCTTCTCCATCGACGCGGCGGTGTCGTGATCGATCATCCGACCCTGCCGCTCGGACGTCCGGGTCAGGAGCATTTCTTGGATGATCCCGACCAACGTGTCGGCCTCTGACTCGATCGCGCCGGACAACGGATAGCAGCCGAGGGTCCGAAACCGGACCTTCTTCATCATCGGCGTCTCACCAGGCAGGAGCCGCATCCGATCGTCGTCCACCATGATCAGGGTGCCGTCCCGCTCGACCACCGGACGCAGGGCGGCGAAGTACAGGGGCACGATCGGAATGTTCTCCAAGTGGATGTACTGCCAGACGTCCAGCTCGGTCCAGTTCGAGATCGGAAACACCCGGATCGACTCGCCCTTGTGCTTCCGGCCGTTGTACAAGCGCCAGAGCTCCGGACGCTGGAGCTTGGGGTCCCACCGGTGTTGGTCGCTCCGGAATGAGAAGATCCGTTCCTTGGCCCGCGACTTTTCTTCATCGCGCCTGGCGCCGCCAAAGGCCGCGTCGAACCCGTGGAGATCGAGCGCCTGTTTGAGGCCCTGGGTCTTCCACATGTCCGTGTGGATCTGCGAGCCATGGTCGAACGGATTGATGCCCAACGCCTTGGCTTCCGGGTTCTGATACACGAGCAACTGCATGCCCAACTCGCGGGCCATCCGCTCCCGGAGCTGGTACATCGCCTGGAATTTCCAGGTGGTGTCCACGTGGAGGAGCGGAAACGGGGGCGGAGACGGATAGAACGCTTTCTTCGCCAGGTGCAGCATCACGGCGCTGTCCTTGCCGATCGAATACAACATGACGGGGTTATCGCTCTCGGCGACGACCTCCCGCATGATGTGGATGCTTTCGGCTTCCAGGCGCTGCAAGTGGGTGAGTTTCATGGACCAATTCGGTAATGCGTTCTGATCGGTGTCCCGGCGCTGTGTGTATATTGGCTGCAGTACCCCAGAAAAGGCAGGTCCGTCGTGGACGAACCGGTGATCGCGGGGGCCAGTTGGCAAGCCGAGGTCATCGCCATCACCCGGGCCGCCGGCGCCGCGATCATGGAGGTCTACGCCACCGACTTTGCCGTGCCGGGCAAGAAGGACCGGTCGCCGGTGACCCAGGCCGACGACCGGGCCGAGGCCATTATTACCCCGGCCTTGGAGCGCCTGGCCCCAGGAATACCAGTGGTGGCTGAGGCAGCCGTGGCGGCGGGTCATACCCCTGGAGTCGGCGACTGGTTTTGACTGGTCGACCCCCTCGACGGCACCAAGGAATTCATTAGCCGGAACGGCGAGTTCACCGTGAACATCGCCCTCGTGCATCGGCACCGCCCGGTGTTCGGCGTGGTGTTGGCCCCCGCGCTCAACCGGCTGTTTGCCGGCGCGGTTGGCCACGGGGCCTATGTCGAAGATGACGGCGGCCGGCGGCCGATCCGGTGCCGAACCGTACCTGAATCCGGATTGGTGGTAGTGGCCAGCCGCTTCCACAGCGATACCGCGACGCTCGACGCATTCCTTCTGGGGCGCCGAGTGGCCTCGACCACCAATGCCGGCTCGTCCCTCAAGCTGTGCTTGGTGGCCGGCGGGGAAGCCGATCTCTATCCCCGCCTCGGACGCACGATGGAGTGGGATATCGCGGCCGGTCATGCAGTCCTGGCTGCGGCCGGCGGGCAAGTCCGGACCACCGGCGGCGAGCCCCTGCGGTACGGCAAGCCAGGGTTCGACAACCCTCATTTCGTGGCCGAAGGTCTGACCTAACGAGCCATCGTCCAGTCCCACTGGGCCCCGGCCCGCGCCACCGCCCGTTCGACGTCATCTTG
This window harbors:
- the cysD gene encoding sulfate adenylyltransferase subunit CysD, coding for MKLTHLQRLEAESIHIMREVVAESDNPVMLYSIGKDSAVMLHLAKKAFYPSPPPFPLLHVDTTWKFQAMYQLRERMARELGMQLLVYQNPEAKALGINPFDHGSQIHTDMWKTQGLKQALDLHGFDAAFGGARRDEEKSRAKERIFSFRSDQHRWDPKLQRPELWRLYNGRKHKGESIRVFPISNWTELDVWQYIHLENIPIVPLYFAALRPVVERDGTLIMVDDDRMRLLPGETPMMKKVRFRTLGCYPLSGAIESEADTLVGIIQEMLLTRTSERQGRMIDHDTAASMEKKKQEGYF
- the cysN gene encoding sulfate adenylyltransferase subunit CysN, with protein sequence MAHVSDLIASDIEAYLHQHERKSLLRFIACGSVDDGKSTVIGRLLYESKMLFDDQVAAIESDSKKWGTQGGEIDFALLVDGLAAEREQGITIDVAYRFFSTDRRKFIVADTPGHEQYTRNMITGASTADVAVILIDARKGVLTQTRRHSYLVSLIGIRKVVLAINKMDLVDFSEPAFRQIDQQYRSFAEQIGLADITSIPLSGLKGDNMVDPSPRTPWYHGPTLMEFLETTEIDEEPLQAGPLRLPVQWVNRPNLDFRGFCGVITGGSVKPGDRIRAQPSGRESRVARIVAVDGDLPEAVAGQSVTLTLEDEIDISRGDLISAAESPAEVADQFECTIVWMADEPMLPGRPYLLKIGARTVSATITEPKYKVNVNTMEHLAAKKLDLNEIGVCNIALDRVVAFDPYSTNRDSGGFILIDRMTNNTIGAGLLHFALRRSHNIHLQHLDIDKSARARLKGQRPVVLWFTGLSGAGKSTIANLVEKRLHAMGRHSYLLDGDNVRHGLNKDLGFTDADRVENIRRVAEVAKLMVDAGLVVLTAFISPFRSERALARSLLGENEFVEIHVDTPLEVAESRDVKGLYQKARRGELTNFTGIDSPYEPPETPDLRVNTVGTTAEQAADQVLERLRVLGLIDP
- a CDS encoding SLC13 family permease; protein product: MTLQQAVVTLALVVLVVELVRDKRSPATVFGGVALAFVLIDYVDIDTSLRQLTNTGLVTVVVLLLLSVVLDKAQLLEAAADRVVRGPYRLALTKLYVATAAYSAFLNNTAVVASLLGPLRQSRQHSPSRLLLPMCFAASLGGILTLVGTSTNLLVNSLLVGRQMPALHMFDLFPVGILIVVACGITMVLLYPSILKEQPPVDDVASDYFLEATVSPTSRLAGRSVRANGLRNLAHLFLTEIVRGGRVIVPVEPDEAIQANDVLVFTGDITRLDVLAQFDGLKTHGDHYDLPTDNLVEVVVAVHSTLARRTIKEADFRSQFDAAVIAVRRGSERLAGAIANVPLEVGDTLVLVVGQDFEKRNNLARNFVVVSRREVQKFVDQRKGLLGLAGFLAVVILSAAGVFDFLKGLLILLTLFLAAGLVKSSDLRRNMPYSLIIILASALVISQVMINTGTAELLAGGLLTGAENVGPYWALGIILLVTWVLTEVMSNNAAAALAFPVAVGVAQKLGLDPMPFVMAVLYGASCSFITPYGYQTNLMVMSPGRYTLSDFVRGGLPIAIVFLIVALLAIPVFFPFY